A single region of the Eremothecium gossypii ATCC 10895 chromosome V, complete sequence genome encodes:
- the POL1 gene encoding DNA-directed DNA polymerase alpha catalytic subunit POL1 (Syntenic homolog of Saccharomyces cerevisiae YNL102W (POL1)), giving the protein MAAKDKLELLKKLSAARTSKSSREVLDEELGYNDENRVYDLVGEEQFQEQRRRELLRDDFVVDDDGQGYVNNGLDEWADTRGDVSSDENDPQQRQASNKKDGRRDLIEMMANAQKSRAVPQQKKVKRVDESAFDDILEEFSVVHTAVKPLARVTSEKRLSGDDGEEISSKRIKSDTAMAAIDSSPTLSRQARALPAVNSLASDDADIHTSPIAATTRSSPLKTEVNKLDMLLDNEDSEDDEVYLGRRAIRSAAASRHVNFGAKFKSVSSPIGAKPTDLPHSDPDLQPMTSPLKGSETPSYDNFNNKYSKEDIVDQATDSFSMFWLDYTELETSLLLFGKIKTLNGKHISAMVQVAGIYRELYFLPREGKTALEVHEEIIPLLMDKYGLSTIRAKPEKKMYAFELADIPKEAEYLKVLLPYETPKCKNVVIPSDLCGDTFCHVFGGNSSIFESFVIQRRILGPCWLSIKQGDFNEIKNSSHCDSEVFISIPQNISPHQERLPAPELKCVSLSVQTVMNVKDNKQEIVSISMCYYNDLPQDTPIEENLKPSDIITLVRPVKGSSFPPGLNVLSRKELQGTVRTFNSEKVLLNCFCAMMKRSDPDVLIGHRLENISLDVLCHRALQLRIPTFSSFGRRLRRSWPERFGKNNASMAQFYIRDIFSGRLLCDISNEMGQSLTPKCQSWELGEMYQVVCQREYKPLEINFNDSRYHEDANFLVLALREAITNSSFSAEIAFRIQILSLTKQLTNLAGNSWGHTLGGTRAGRNEFILLHEFYRNNYILPDKESRQMRSARQQQNVDTPDGDVATDSRNSNKKAKYQGGLVFDPDKGLHKNYILVMDFNSLYPSIIQEFNICFTTVERNPHDIDELPQVPTEAKPGVLPRLLANLVERRREVKKLMNAETDAHKKAECDIRQQALKLTANSMYGCLGYVNSRFYAKPLAMLVTNKGREILMNTRQLAESLGLAVVYGDTDSVMIDTGCDNYREALSIGENFKKLVNERYRLLEIDIDNVFKKLLLHAKKKYAALNVSFDKAGNEITSLEVKGLDMRRREYCPLSKEVSTQVLNTILSDQDSESALENVYDYMETIKSKIENNEIRADKFKINTRLSKDPKSYPNGKTMPAVQVALKMRAVGRVVNAGTVITFVVTKGTDESEQSNPADRARPLHEVMNKANGLVPDPMYYLEKQIFAPVERLLQKIESFDVVRLGNALGIDGRRFINNVQDSTSNRSELQPLESTISDMERFKDATAMRVTCPSCQAKFPFGGIVASNHYQFTYSGLQCKACNHIFAPLQLTSQLEFAIRAHISLFYAAWMVCDDPTCGTVTRQLSVFGKRCLNEACTGVMHYRYSDKQLYNQLLYFDSLFDVTKTKNRDLKPLYLPGDADMPTEPLSASQVAALAEQNRDLLELNRGVVQKYLSQCGRRYVDMGEIFDFMLQ; this is encoded by the coding sequence TACAATGATGAAAATCGCGTGTACGACTTAGTGGGTGAGGAGCAGTTTCAGGAGCAACGGCGTCGCGAACTACTGCGTGATGACTTTGTAGTTGACGACGACGGGCAAGGATATGTCAATAACGGCCTAGATGAGTGGGCCGACACGCGTGGGGATGTGTCCAGCGATGAGAACGACCCTCAGCAGCGACAAGCAAGCAATAAGAAGGACGGGCGGAGAGACCTCATTGAAATGATGGCCAATGCGCAAAAAAGCCGCGCGGTGCCGCAGCAGAAGAAGGTTAAGAGGGTGGATGAAAGCGCGTTTGATGATATTTTAGAAGAATTCAGCGTTGTGCATACCGCCGTGAAACCTCTCGCCCGCGTCACCTCGGAGAAACGGCTCTCTGGCGATGATGGGGAGGAGATCTCTTCAAAAAGAATCAAGTCTGACACCGCGATGGCGGCCATTGACTCGTCGCCGACTCTCTCTAGACAGGCGAGAGCTTTGCCTGCTGTAAATAGTCTAGCGAGCGACGATGCCGATATACACACTTCGCCTATTGCTGCTACGACTAGGTCATCCCCATTGAAAACCGAGGTTAACAAGCTTGATATGCTTTTGGATAATGAAGATAGTGAAGATGATGAGGTATACCTTGGCAGAAGAGCTATCAGAAGTGCGGCAGCAAGTAGGCATGTCAATTTTGGAGCAAAATTTAAGAGCGTGTCTTCCCCCATCGGCGCAAAGCCTACCGATCTGCCGCATTCCGATCCAGATCTACAGCCCATGACCTCGCCGCTGAAAGGGTCAGAAACACCATCGTACGATAACTTCAATAATAAGTACTCAAAAGAAGACATTGTCGATCAGGCCACAGACTCTTTCTCCATGTTCTGGTTGGATTACACTGAGTTGGAAACCTCTTTGCTCCTCTTTGGCAAGATAAAGACGTTGAACGGAAAGCACATCTCCGCAATGGTGCAAGTAGCTGGTATTTATAGGGAACTATATTTCTTGCCACGCGAGGGGAAAACAGCTTTGGAAGTCCACGAAGAAATTATTCCTTTATTAATGGACAAATACGGACTTTCTACGATCCGGGCCAAACCGGAGAAAAAGATGTATGCTTTCGAACTAGCAGATATTCCCAAAGAAGCAGAATACTTGAAGGTTTTACTCCCCTATGAAACTCCAAAGTGTAAAAATGTCGTTATTCCTTCGGATCTCTGTGGAGATACATTCTGCCATGTCTTTGGAGGCAATTCTAGTATATTTGAGAGTTTTGTCATACAAAGAAGAATTCTTGGCCCCTGCTGGTTATCTATAAAACAAGGAGACTTTAACGAAATAAAGAATTCATCTCATTGTGACAGTGAAGTATTTATTTCCATCCCACAGAACATTTCACCTCATCAAGAAAGGCTTCCTGCGCCCGAGTTAAAATGTGTGTCTCTATCGGTACAGACAGTTATGAATGTGAAAGATAACAAGCAAGAAATAGTAAGCATTAGTATGTGCTATTATAACGATCTTCCACAGGATACGCCCATAGAAGAAAATTTAAAGCCTTCTGATATTATTACACTAGTGCGGCCAGTTAAAGGATCAAGTTTCCCACCTGGCTTGAATGTCTTAAGTAGAAAGGAGTTGCAAGGGACTGTTAGGACATTTAATTCGGAGAAGGTCCTTTTAAACTGTTTTTGTGCTATGATGAAGCGTAGCGACCCTGATGTTCTAATTGGGCATAGGTTAGAAAATATTTCTCTGGACGTTTTATGCCATCGGGCGCTACAACTCAGGATACCCACATTTAGTTCTTTCGGAAGGCGCCTAAGACGATCTTGGCCGGAGAGATTTGGGAAAAACAACGCAAGCATGGCTCAATTCTATATACGGGATATTTTCTCTGGACGCTTGCTCTGTGATATATCAAATGAAATGGGGCAATCACTGACTCCGAAGTGCCAAAGTTGGGAGCTAGGTGAGATGTACCAGGTAGTCTGCCAGCGCGAGTACAAGCCGTTGGAAATTAACTTCAATGATTCGAGGTACCACGAAGATGCTAATTTTCTGGTATTAGCTCTGCGAGAGGCCATTACAAACTCCAGCTTTTCCGCCGAGATTGCATTCCGGATACAAATTCTATCCCTGACAAAACAGCTGACCAATCTCGCTGGTAACTCCTGGGGCCATACGTTAGGCGGTACCCGGGCAGGCAGAAACGAGTTTATTCTTCTCCATGAATTCTATCGGAACAATTACATTTTACCTGATAAAGAGTCGCGACAAATGCGAAGTGCTCGGCAACAACAAAATGTCGACACTCCTGATGGAGATGTCGCTACTGATTCCAGAAATTCTAACAAAAAGGCAAAATACCAGGGAGGTTTGGTCTTTGACCCAGATAAAGGGCTTCATAAAAACTACATTTTGGTCATGGATTTCAATTCTCTGTACCCTTCCATTATTCAAGAGTTCAATATCTGCTTTACCACTGTTGAGAGAAATCCCCATGATATAGACGAGCTACCTCAAGTCCCTACCGAAGCTAAACCTGGGGTATTGCCTAGACTTTTGGCCAACCTAGTCGAACGCCGTCGCGAGGTAAAGAAACTCATGAATGCAGAGACTGACGCCCATAAAAAGGCAGAATGTGATATTAGACAGCAGGCCCTTAAACTAACGGCGAACTCCATGTATGGATGTCTTGGTTACGTTAACAGTAGGTTTTATGCGAAGCCGCTGGCTATGTTAGTTACTAACAAGGGCAGAGAGATTCTCATGAACACTAGACAATTGGCCGAGTCTCTCGGTTTGGCAGTAGTATATGGAGATACAGACTCGGTTATGATAGACACTGGTTGCGATAACTATAGAGAGGCCCTTAGTATCGGTGAGAACTTCAAAAAACTAGTAAACGAGAGATACAGACTTCTAGAAATTGATATTGACAATGTCTTTAAAAAGCTACTGCTGCATGCCAAGAAGAAATACGCAGCTCTAAATGTATCCTTTGACAAAGCTGGGAATGAGATAACCTCCCTTGAAGTCAAAGGCTTGGATATGAGACGGCGTGAATATTGTCCGCTATCCAAAGAAGTATCCACACAGGTCCTCAATACCATTCTCTCTGATCAGGATTCGGAAAGTGCTCTTGAAAACGTGTATGACTATATGGAAACCATAAAGTCTAAGATTGAGAACAATGAAATACGTGCTGATAAATTCAAAATCAATACTAGACTATCAAAAGATCCCAAGTCATACCCTAATGGGAAAACCATGCCAGCTGTCCAAGTAGCATTGAAGATGCGTGCCGTAGGGCGTGTGGTGAACGCAGGTACAGTTATTACATTCGTGGTTACTAAGGGCACAGATGAATCTGAACAGTCGAATCCCGCAGACCGCGCTCGTCCCTTACATGAAGTGATGAACAAAGCGAACGGTCTGGTCCCGGATCCTATGTATTACTTGGAGAAGCAGATATTCGCTCCAGTTGAAAGGCTTCTGCAGAAGATCGAAAGTTTCGATGTTGTCCGTCTGGGAAATGCGCTGGGAATTGATGGAAGGCGCTTCATTAATAATGTGCAGGATTCTACCTCGAATAGATCTGAGCTTCAACCCCTCGAATCCACTATCAGCGACATGGAGCGCTTCAAGGATGCTACGGCGATGCGCGTGACATGCCCCAGCTGTCAGGCTAAGTTCCCGTTCGGTGGTATTGTGGCTTCAAACCACTATCAGTTCACTTACTCTGGCCTACAATGCAAGGCATGTAACCATATCTTTGCCCCCCTGCAGCTAACTTCACAGCTTGAATTTGCCATACGCGCACACATCTCTCTCTTCTACGCTGCCTGGATGGTCTGCGATGACCCCACCTGCGGCACCGTCACACGCCAGCTTAGCGTCTTCGGTAAGCGCTGCCTCAATGAAGCCTGTACAGGTGTTATGCACTATCGTTATTCTGACAAGCAGCTGTACAACCAGTTACTGTACTTCGACTCTCTTTTTGACGTCACTAAGACCAAAAACAGAGACTTGAAGCCTCTCTACCTCCCTGGCGATGCCGACATGCCCACAGAGCCTTTGAGCGCCTCCCAGGTCGCTGCCCTTGCAGAGCAAAATAGGGACCTATTAGAGCTGAACCGTGGGGTGGTACAAAAGTACCTATCACAGTGCGGGCGCCGCTACGTTGACATGGGAGAGATTTTTGACTTCATGCTCCAATGA